One region of Ferviditalea candida genomic DNA includes:
- a CDS encoding DUF5693 family protein → MLHIYGKWNRTASKFLWWLVVIGILASLPSAYSRIQMEGSSNTVEIVFDYSDLLKISRTQANPLSYMKEQLDLMKAAGITSMSVYESTLDELSLGGRLNVLSSKEAALLNGAVPDPNANDTYVVFADEAAARMLKPVIVSGFAMYGAEVRSWSLHGQQGLVIPMPLEEAAMKPLDPDPYTLQMLKDSGFQIVFRLSDNRPFDADRLETLLVQLKQYGVRSILFAGDQVTGFADDQKRHTLTAMAEVMNDLGMNVVVIEPLSLKVPQQGIEKLAYLTHYRAVRLHSLLENQSDLDPQTLSDRFVLAVKDRNIRMIYLNASVHKVAEKAVMTNTLHNLYKSLHGPDGAVQRLQAAGYSLGPAEPFHVARPAWFKLLKLVTVIGGVGLIALGISAFAPDLLLGVFLIGLVGSAGLYKLSPSLLVQALALGTGIFASTLAVVMAVQSLRRQTGALPGGSRTIGRSILLFIKASFISLIGVAYTVGLLNNITYSLQLELYRGVSLLHLLPIFLAGVYVLFFAEKSSFPETVRSIRKLLLTNINLLWVVAAGIAGVVLLYYLSRTGNTGNASDVERSFRGALENAMGVRPRTKEFLLAHPIFILGAYLAYQKYRHAAYLFVIGVIGQLSIIDTSAHIHTPLIITLIRIGYGMFFGILVSLLYIAVWHLGIRLWNKWSPIFKE, encoded by the coding sequence TTGCTGCACATCTATGGAAAGTGGAACCGTACTGCGTCCAAATTTTTATGGTGGCTTGTCGTGATTGGAATATTGGCCTCCCTCCCGTCCGCTTACTCGCGGATTCAAATGGAAGGCTCCTCGAATACGGTGGAAATCGTTTTCGATTACAGCGATCTATTAAAAATTTCCAGAACCCAGGCAAATCCGTTATCGTATATGAAGGAGCAGCTGGATTTGATGAAAGCGGCCGGCATCACCTCCATGTCGGTCTATGAATCCACATTGGATGAGCTGTCCTTGGGCGGAAGATTGAATGTTCTCTCTTCCAAGGAAGCGGCGCTGCTGAATGGAGCCGTTCCGGATCCGAATGCTAATGATACGTACGTTGTATTTGCGGACGAGGCGGCCGCCCGTATGCTCAAACCGGTCATTGTGTCGGGGTTTGCCATGTATGGAGCGGAAGTCCGCAGCTGGTCTTTGCATGGTCAGCAAGGCTTAGTGATTCCGATGCCGCTTGAGGAGGCGGCGATGAAGCCGCTTGATCCAGATCCGTATACCCTGCAGATGCTGAAGGATTCAGGATTTCAAATTGTCTTCAGACTGTCGGATAACCGTCCGTTCGATGCGGACCGGTTGGAAACCCTGCTTGTCCAGCTGAAACAATACGGGGTCAGGAGCATTCTGTTTGCCGGTGATCAAGTAACGGGGTTTGCGGATGATCAGAAGAGGCATACTTTGACCGCGATGGCCGAAGTGATGAATGATTTAGGCATGAATGTGGTCGTGATTGAGCCGTTGAGCTTGAAAGTACCGCAGCAGGGGATTGAGAAATTGGCGTATTTGACTCATTATCGCGCCGTTCGACTGCATTCCTTGTTGGAAAATCAGTCCGATCTCGATCCGCAAACACTGTCAGACCGCTTTGTGCTTGCAGTCAAGGATCGCAACATCAGGATGATTTATCTGAACGCATCTGTCCATAAAGTAGCGGAAAAGGCGGTGATGACCAATACCCTGCATAACTTGTATAAAAGTCTTCATGGACCCGACGGAGCCGTACAGCGGTTGCAAGCGGCCGGCTATAGCCTTGGACCTGCCGAGCCGTTTCATGTGGCCCGTCCCGCGTGGTTCAAGCTGTTGAAGCTTGTGACCGTCATCGGGGGAGTCGGGTTGATTGCCTTGGGGATTTCCGCATTTGCCCCAGACTTGCTATTGGGGGTCTTCCTTATCGGCCTTGTCGGCTCCGCCGGTCTGTATAAGCTGTCGCCTTCGCTGCTGGTTCAGGCGTTGGCGCTCGGGACGGGTATCTTTGCCTCCACACTCGCGGTGGTTATGGCCGTACAAAGTCTTCGCCGGCAGACGGGAGCGCTGCCCGGGGGAAGCCGCACTATAGGCAGGTCGATCTTGCTCTTTATCAAGGCCAGCTTCATCTCCTTGATTGGCGTCGCGTATACCGTCGGCCTGCTCAACAATATCACGTACAGCCTGCAGCTGGAATTGTACCGCGGAGTCAGTCTGCTGCATTTGCTCCCGATTTTTCTGGCCGGTGTTTACGTGCTGTTTTTCGCGGAGAAATCCTCATTCCCGGAAACCGTTCGCAGCATCCGCAAATTGCTGCTGACGAATATCAACCTTTTGTGGGTAGTTGCGGCTGGTATTGCAGGTGTCGTCCTTCTGTATTATTTGTCTCGCACCGGCAACACCGGGAACGCGTCAGATGTGGAAAGAAGTTTTCGGGGCGCGTTGGAGAACGCAATGGGCGTGCGGCCAAGAACAAAGGAGTTTTTGCTGGCGCATCCGATATTCATTCTCGGAGCTTACCTGGCCTATCAAAAGTACCGCCATGCGGCTTACTTGTTTGTCATCGGAGTGATCGGACAGCTGTCGATCATTGATACGTCCGCACACATTCATACCCCGTTGATCATAACGCTGATTCGTATCGGTTACGGTATGTTTTTCGGCATTTTGGTCAGCTTGCTGTATATCGCCGTTTGGCATTTGGGAATAAGGTTGTGGAACAAATGGTCACCGATATTCAAAGAATAG
- a CDS encoding phospho-sugar mutase → MNHALKTYQTWLNDSAVDEETKNELRGIADQPNEIEERFYKDLEFGTGGLRGVIGAGTNRMNRYSVARTTQGLADYLKKDGQDPAPSVVIAYDSRNQSPEFALEAALVCAGNGIKAYVFESLRPTPELSFFVRRLQASAGVVITASHNPPEYNGYKVYDGTGCQLVPELAEKVTARIREISSFGQVHKLEQTEAEQKKLLVWLGSNRDQEYIRAVASVSPRSEQMKSLAPQLKIIYTPLHGSGNRPVRDALDALGFTQVSVVSEQEHPDPGFSTVASPNPEEKDAFAMAIRMAEKEGADLIIGTDPDCDRMGAVVRGPDGKFEVLTGNQSGALMIHYLLSSLKETGALPDNGAVVKTIVTSEMGAAIADRYGVQTLNTLTGFKYIGELMTRFERDGSFRFLFGYEESYGYLAGNYARDKDAVLASALICEAAAYYKGQGKSLYDVLQELYRDYGYFKEALISRTFKGKDGVDKIHSIMEDWRSRPPHDVDGTRVVRALDYLEGIEGLRRENVMKFVLEDGSWFCLRPSGTEPKIKIYLAVRKTSNKEADQALKQISEAILTRID, encoded by the coding sequence ATGAATCATGCCTTGAAAACTTATCAGACTTGGCTGAACGACAGCGCCGTTGATGAGGAGACCAAGAACGAATTGAGGGGCATTGCCGATCAGCCGAATGAGATTGAAGAGCGTTTTTACAAAGATCTCGAATTCGGCACCGGAGGCTTGAGAGGAGTTATCGGTGCGGGTACGAACCGGATGAACCGCTATTCCGTTGCCCGGACGACCCAAGGGCTGGCGGATTATCTGAAGAAGGATGGGCAGGATCCGGCTCCATCCGTTGTGATTGCCTATGATTCCAGAAACCAGTCCCCTGAATTTGCGCTTGAAGCGGCATTGGTTTGTGCCGGTAATGGAATTAAAGCTTATGTTTTTGAATCACTGCGTCCTACGCCCGAGCTTTCCTTTTTTGTCCGCCGCCTGCAGGCTTCCGCCGGCGTCGTGATTACTGCAAGCCACAATCCCCCCGAATACAACGGTTACAAAGTATACGATGGTACCGGATGCCAGCTGGTGCCGGAGCTAGCGGAGAAAGTCACTGCACGGATCCGGGAAATCTCCTCATTTGGGCAAGTCCATAAGCTGGAACAAACGGAAGCGGAACAAAAAAAGCTGTTGGTATGGCTGGGAAGCAATCGGGATCAGGAATATATCCGGGCCGTTGCCTCCGTCAGTCCCCGTTCCGAACAAATGAAAAGCCTCGCGCCGCAATTGAAAATTATCTATACGCCGCTGCACGGATCGGGCAATCGGCCGGTTCGCGATGCGCTTGATGCGCTCGGCTTCACGCAGGTTTCCGTGGTAAGCGAACAGGAGCATCCCGATCCGGGCTTCTCGACGGTAGCGTCGCCCAATCCGGAAGAAAAAGACGCTTTTGCGATGGCAATCCGCATGGCGGAGAAAGAGGGGGCCGACCTGATTATCGGAACAGATCCCGATTGTGACCGCATGGGTGCGGTCGTACGCGGCCCGGACGGAAAGTTTGAAGTGCTCACCGGAAATCAATCCGGTGCGTTGATGATTCATTATCTGCTCAGTTCGCTGAAGGAAACGGGGGCGCTTCCGGATAACGGTGCGGTGGTCAAGACGATTGTCACCAGTGAAATGGGCGCGGCAATCGCCGACCGTTACGGGGTGCAAACCCTGAATACGCTGACGGGGTTCAAGTATATCGGGGAGCTGATGACGCGGTTCGAAAGAGACGGCAGTTTCCGCTTCCTGTTCGGGTATGAGGAAAGCTACGGTTACCTGGCCGGCAATTATGCCAGAGACAAAGATGCGGTGCTGGCATCCGCGCTGATCTGCGAGGCGGCCGCCTACTACAAAGGCCAGGGAAAGTCGCTGTATGACGTTCTTCAGGAACTGTACCGGGATTACGGATATTTCAAAGAAGCTTTGATTTCGCGCACTTTCAAAGGAAAGGACGGCGTGGATAAAATTCATTCGATCATGGAGGACTGGAGAAGCCGCCCCCCTCATGACGTCGACGGTACGAGAGTAGTCCGGGCGCTCGATTATTTGGAAGGCATTGAAGGTCTACGCCGGGAAAACGTCATGAAGTTCGTGCTGGAGGACGGCTCTTGGTTCTGTCTGCGGCCTTCCGGAACGGAACCGAAAATCAAAATTTACCTGGCTGTCCGCAAAACATCAAACAAAGAAGCGGATCAGGCATTAAAGCAAATATCGGAAGCAATATTAACTCGGATCGATTAG
- the fabZ gene encoding 3-hydroxyacyl-ACP dehydratase FabZ → MMDVNEIQKIIPHRYPFLLVDRILEVEEGKRAVGLKNVTVNEPFFTGHFPGYPVMPGVLIVEALAQVGAVAMLQVEANRGKIGLFAGIDEFRFRGQVFPGDTLILEVEITRLKGLVGKGKATAKVGERIVAEGELMFALTDRSS, encoded by the coding sequence ATGATGGATGTCAATGAAATTCAGAAGATCATTCCCCACCGATATCCCTTTCTGCTTGTAGACCGTATTCTTGAGGTTGAGGAAGGCAAACGTGCTGTCGGACTTAAAAATGTCACCGTCAACGAACCCTTTTTCACCGGTCATTTCCCCGGTTACCCCGTAATGCCCGGCGTGCTGATTGTGGAAGCTTTGGCGCAGGTAGGCGCCGTGGCTATGCTGCAAGTTGAAGCCAATCGCGGTAAAATCGGACTTTTCGCCGGGATCGACGAGTTTCGCTTCCGAGGACAGGTGTTTCCGGGGGATACCTTGATTCTGGAGGTTGAGATTACGCGCTTAAAAGGGCTGGTTGGTAAAGGAAAAGCAACGGCCAAAGTTGGGGAACGCATCGTTGCCGAGGGGGAATTAATGTTCGCGCTGACCGACCGCAGCTCATAA
- a CDS encoding CDP-alcohol phosphatidyltransferase family protein — translation MNVPNLLTLLRFALIPVYILVFFSGYVKLAFLVLLVAGLTDILDGYIARSRGMATQIGAMLDPLADKSMMIAAVLSLLISGMIPWQAAGMMFIRELGMISGSAYFHFRGKKTVPANLMGKLTTVLYYIAILLIVFQANYGIAYLWFVIFFSSVTTVIYIFQFKAMNPDDPEKFAIKGKEHI, via the coding sequence TTGAATGTGCCCAATTTGCTGACGCTGCTGCGATTTGCGTTGATTCCCGTATATATCCTCGTTTTTTTCTCCGGATACGTGAAGCTTGCGTTCTTGGTTTTACTCGTTGCGGGATTGACGGATATTCTCGACGGCTATATTGCAAGATCGCGGGGAATGGCAACGCAGATCGGGGCGATGCTTGATCCATTGGCGGATAAATCGATGATGATTGCGGCCGTTTTGTCTCTCCTCATTTCAGGAATGATTCCTTGGCAGGCTGCGGGGATGATGTTCATTCGCGAGTTGGGAATGATCTCGGGTTCCGCTTACTTCCACTTTCGCGGCAAAAAAACCGTTCCAGCCAATCTTATGGGCAAACTTACAACGGTGCTTTATTACATTGCCATTCTGTTGATCGTGTTCCAGGCCAATTATGGCATCGCTTATTTGTGGTTTGTCATTTTTTTCTCATCCGTTACCACAGTGATTTATATCTTTCAGTTCAAAGCGATGAATCCCGATGATCCGGAAAAGTTCGCAATAAAGGGGAAAGAGCATATTTAA
- a CDS encoding DNA-directed RNA polymerase subunit beta — translation MGKTNDPNDPKKVNKPSGEKAAPQNRKTLPKWMQIASVGGKYAAVPLLSVAALLVGLIIGYSYLGGQNAGEILRYSTWKHLYDLVFAP, via the coding sequence ATGGGAAAGACAAACGATCCGAACGATCCGAAAAAAGTGAATAAACCGAGCGGAGAGAAAGCGGCTCCCCAGAATCGCAAGACCCTTCCGAAATGGATGCAAATCGCTTCGGTCGGCGGCAAATATGCAGCGGTTCCGTTACTTTCCGTTGCAGCGTTGTTGGTGGGGCTGATTATCGGGTATTCGTACCTGGGCGGACAGAATGCCGGTGAAATATTGAGGTATTCTACTTGGAAGCACTTATATGATTTGGTTTTTGCGCCGTAA
- a CDS encoding flagellar hook-basal body protein — translation MNPSMISTLTAMNGLIKKLDVIANNMANANTDGYKRKDVSFEDILTTRMRQPETFRQPGRMTPLGMVQGWGSRAGDVQIDMGQGTFRSTGNQLDVAIEGDAFFEIGSEQTDNNGNRVLRAAWTRNGSFHLSMIPGDAGNSYLTTADGKLVIGKNNQPIVIPNQHRVIINPDGRITAVKEGDPLGQRVEVGQLKLVRVLRPQVLQEIGDHLFALPDNLRNVNGNDILQVIDMAADPNQRPSIVIRQGFLEDSNVDLTKEMTELINVQRAFQLNSRALQSGEMMMNLANNLRG, via the coding sequence ATGAATCCATCGATGATCAGCACTTTGACGGCTATGAACGGACTGATCAAAAAGCTTGATGTGATTGCCAACAATATGGCAAATGCAAATACGGACGGATATAAAAGAAAAGATGTCTCTTTTGAGGATATCCTGACAACCCGAATGCGGCAGCCCGAAACGTTCCGTCAACCGGGCAGGATGACGCCGCTCGGAATGGTTCAGGGATGGGGATCCCGGGCGGGCGACGTCCAGATCGATATGGGGCAGGGGACGTTCCGCTCCACCGGGAATCAACTGGATGTGGCCATTGAAGGAGACGCTTTCTTCGAAATCGGCAGCGAGCAAACCGACAATAACGGAAACCGGGTGCTTCGTGCGGCATGGACACGCAACGGATCGTTCCATCTTTCAATGATTCCCGGGGATGCGGGAAATTCATATTTGACGACGGCCGACGGAAAACTGGTAATAGGCAAAAATAATCAACCGATCGTTATCCCGAATCAGCACCGGGTTATCATCAATCCGGACGGCCGGATTACGGCCGTCAAAGAAGGCGATCCGCTAGGTCAGCGAGTCGAGGTCGGACAACTCAAGCTGGTTCGCGTGCTGCGCCCGCAAGTGCTGCAGGAAATCGGAGATCATCTGTTTGCGCTTCCCGACAATCTCCGCAATGTGAATGGAAACGACATTCTGCAGGTAATCGATATGGCGGCCGATCCCAATCAGCGCCCCTCCATTGTTATCCGTCAGGGGTTCTTGGAAGATTCCAATGTGGATCTCACGAAAGAGATGACGGAATTAATCAATGTCCAAAGGGCGTTCCAATTAAATTCCAGAGCGCTGCAATCCGGGGAAATGATGATGAATCTCGCGAACAATTTGCGGGGATAA
- a CDS encoding flagellar hook-basal body protein — MLRGLYTAAAGMIAEQRRHDTINNNIANLLTPGFKGGNVVNRSFPEMLVSLMNGGEGTSTSSIGRMNTGVLAEENPIQFTQGDLQETGNPMDVAIESDIQVPGMIFDAAGKYVSADGQVTFQPQALFTLLNPDGGQRYTRNGKFTLNEQGELLAANGYKVLGTDGRPIVINPQITQVNVTSEGQLIDGLTNRPIADANGQPLSLLLSRIENPNLLLAEGNGSFLLSDPNTARPVTPQDQVTVRQGYIERSNVDPTQSMAEMMAALRAYEANQKVIQYYDRSLDKAVNEVGRV; from the coding sequence GTGCTGAGAGGTTTGTATACGGCTGCCGCGGGAATGATCGCCGAGCAGAGAAGGCATGATACCATTAACAATAATATTGCTAATCTGCTTACACCGGGCTTTAAAGGCGGAAATGTGGTCAATCGTTCGTTTCCGGAAATGTTGGTTTCCCTGATGAACGGCGGAGAGGGGACAAGCACTTCATCCATTGGCAGGATGAACACCGGCGTTCTGGCAGAGGAAAATCCTATCCAATTTACACAGGGGGATTTACAGGAGACGGGAAATCCGATGGATGTGGCGATTGAATCGGATATTCAGGTTCCTGGAATGATATTTGACGCAGCCGGAAAATATGTATCCGCAGACGGACAAGTTACCTTTCAACCCCAAGCCCTGTTCACCTTGCTCAATCCGGATGGCGGACAGAGGTATACACGCAATGGGAAGTTTACGCTGAACGAGCAAGGAGAACTGCTCGCTGCCAACGGATATAAAGTTTTGGGTACAGACGGGCGCCCGATTGTCATCAATCCGCAGATTACCCAAGTTAACGTCACTTCGGAGGGACAATTGATCGACGGTCTGACCAACCGCCCGATTGCGGATGCGAATGGGCAGCCCCTGAGTCTGCTGCTTTCGCGCATTGAAAACCCAAATCTTCTATTGGCTGAAGGAAACGGAAGCTTTCTGTTGAGCGACCCCAATACGGCAAGACCTGTAACTCCCCAGGATCAGGTGACCGTCCGTCAGGGCTATATCGAACGGTCCAATGTCGATCCGACCCAATCCATGGCGGAAATGATGGCCGCGTTAAGGGCCTATGAAGCCAATCAGAAAGTGATTCAATACTATGACCGCAGTTTGGACAAGGCGGTCAACGAAGTGGGCAGAGTATAA
- a CDS encoding rod shape-determining protein, whose protein sequence is MFGKDIGIDLGTANVLIHVKGLGVVLDEPSVVAIESDTKRVLAVGEEARRMVGRTPGNIVAIRPLKDGVIADFEITEMMLKHFISKVGGKSWYSRPRILICAPTNITSVEQKAIREAAERSGAKDVFLEEEPKAAAIGAGMDIFQPSGNMVVDIGGGTTDVAVLSMGDIVTSSSIKNAGDKFDLSIMKYIKNKYKLLIGERTSEDIKIQIGTVLENGRNEQMDIRGRDMVSGLPQTITIYSNEIREALWEPVSAIVASAKSVLERTPPELSADIIDRGVILTGGGALLHGLDQLMSEELKVPVLIAEDPMHCVVKGTGIMLDNLDKVSKKRF, encoded by the coding sequence ATGTTCGGTAAAGATATTGGAATAGATTTAGGAACGGCCAATGTTCTGATTCATGTCAAAGGTTTGGGTGTTGTTTTGGATGAACCTTCTGTCGTCGCGATTGAAAGCGATACGAAGCGTGTGCTGGCAGTGGGTGAGGAAGCTCGCCGAATGGTCGGTCGTACTCCCGGCAATATCGTCGCTATACGCCCTTTGAAAGACGGAGTCATAGCCGATTTCGAAATAACGGAAATGATGCTGAAGCATTTTATTAGCAAAGTTGGCGGCAAAAGTTGGTACAGCCGTCCGCGGATATTGATCTGCGCGCCCACGAACATCACATCGGTCGAACAAAAAGCCATTCGGGAAGCTGCGGAACGGAGCGGAGCGAAAGATGTGTTTTTGGAAGAAGAGCCGAAAGCTGCTGCCATAGGGGCTGGAATGGACATATTCCAGCCCAGTGGTAATATGGTGGTGGACATCGGCGGCGGAACCACGGATGTAGCGGTATTATCGATGGGTGACATTGTGACGTCCTCTTCAATCAAAAACGCGGGGGACAAGTTCGATCTTTCCATCATGAAATATATCAAGAACAAATACAAGCTGCTGATCGGGGAAAGAACGTCCGAGGATATCAAGATCCAGATCGGAACCGTGCTTGAGAACGGCCGCAATGAGCAGATGGATATCCGGGGAAGAGATATGGTAAGCGGACTGCCGCAAACGATTACGATTTATTCCAACGAGATCAGGGAAGCCTTATGGGAACCCGTTTCAGCGATTGTAGCATCGGCTAAATCGGTTTTGGAGCGGACGCCTCCCGAACTGTCCGCGGACATTATTGACCGCGGAGTGATCTTGACCGGCGGGGGCGCTTTGCTGCACGGTCTGGACCAGCTGATGTCAGAGGAATTAAAAGTGCCTGTCCTGATTGCGGAAGATCCGATGCATTGTGTCGTTAAAGGCACAGGCATCATGCTCGATAACTTGGACAAGGTGTCCAAGAAGAGATTCTGA
- the spoIIID gene encoding sporulation transcriptional regulator SpoIIID, translating to MHDYIKERTIKIGRCIVETKHTVRTIAKEFGVSKSTVHKDLTERLPEINPDLANQVKTILEYHKSIRHLRGGEATKIKYKKTKEDETETLVSVQT from the coding sequence GTGCACGATTACATCAAGGAGCGAACGATTAAAATCGGACGCTGTATAGTGGAAACCAAACATACGGTTCGCACAATTGCCAAAGAATTCGGTGTTTCGAAGAGTACGGTGCATAAAGATTTGACGGAAAGATTACCCGAAATCAATCCGGATCTGGCCAATCAGGTCAAGACAATTCTGGAATATCACAAATCGATACGACATTTGAGGGGAGGCGAAGCCACGAAGATCAAATATAAGAAAACGAAGGAGGATGAGACAGAAACCCTGGTCTCGGTACAAACCTAA
- a CDS encoding peptidoglycan DD-metalloendopeptidase family protein has product MKDINENQLREEASKSKKEAVQVHSPAWKRLLGRKWVFPAIYVAAAAIILTLMWAYQDSGKTMLSGGKNIGKQNEAATSAATDKAGTTSDALAVNANAEKLQWPVQDSSQVKVSMPFYDSEASSEQRQAAMLEYNDSFMPSTGISLSRQDNQSFDVLAAMSGKVTRVANLPLIGYEVEITHDNGLKTVYESLTDISVTEGASVKQGDVIAKAGRNELEKSLGIHLHFEVLQNGTPVNPEKMLSAKG; this is encoded by the coding sequence ATGAAAGATATCAATGAAAATCAGTTGAGAGAAGAAGCTTCTAAATCTAAGAAAGAAGCGGTTCAAGTGCATTCGCCTGCATGGAAGAGGTTGCTAGGAAGAAAATGGGTGTTCCCGGCAATATACGTGGCAGCTGCGGCAATTATCTTAACCTTGATGTGGGCGTATCAGGATTCCGGCAAAACAATGTTGTCTGGCGGGAAAAATATCGGCAAGCAGAATGAAGCCGCAACAAGTGCCGCTACAGACAAGGCCGGAACCACGAGCGACGCATTAGCGGTGAACGCCAATGCAGAGAAACTGCAATGGCCGGTTCAGGACAGCAGCCAAGTGAAAGTAAGCATGCCTTTCTATGACAGCGAGGCTTCCAGCGAGCAGCGGCAGGCCGCCATGCTGGAGTACAATGATTCCTTTATGCCGAGTACAGGAATCTCGCTTTCCCGGCAGGACAATCAGAGCTTTGACGTCCTTGCCGCAATGAGCGGTAAAGTGACAAGGGTGGCGAACCTTCCGCTCATCGGCTACGAAGTGGAAATCACGCACGACAACGGATTGAAAACCGTGTATGAAAGTCTGACGGATATTTCCGTTACGGAGGGCGCATCGGTTAAGCAGGGAGATGTTATCGCGAAAGCCGGACGCAACGAATTGGAAAAAAGCTTGGGCATCCATCTCCACTTTGAGGTTTTGCAGAACGGAACGCCGGTCAATCCGGAAAAAATGCTCAGCGCCAAAGGATAA
- the spoIID gene encoding stage II sporulation protein D, with product MNKKYIVLWAAVFIVMQMVILVILPGILVKKTGVTGAGTVDRAKNPDNTEGLEIGANPVMVPVYLSGSKKVERFPLEYYVRGVLAAEMPIEFQPEALKAQAIAIRTYIVRRLLDHDHSNVPDQSALVTDQTAHQVYMSVAEMKEKWKDADFRKNLAKLNDAVNQTRGLIMTYRKQPIEAAFFSTSNGYTENSEDYWSKYVPYLRSVASPWDEKLSPKFTATVTYNLKDFAKKLGVSLSSREAPPPIRILEMTKGHRIKTIRIEGRVFSGREVREKLDLNSTEFTWKIDKDRIELTTYGYGHGVGMSQWGADGMAETGKTAPEILTYYYRGIQIENMMNIGQSFS from the coding sequence GTGAACAAAAAATACATAGTCTTGTGGGCAGCTGTGTTCATTGTCATGCAGATGGTCATACTGGTTATACTTCCGGGAATTCTGGTCAAAAAAACAGGGGTAACCGGCGCCGGGACGGTTGACAGGGCAAAAAACCCGGACAACACCGAAGGTTTGGAAATCGGCGCGAACCCGGTAATGGTGCCCGTCTATCTATCCGGTTCCAAAAAAGTAGAACGGTTTCCGTTGGAATACTATGTAAGAGGCGTCCTGGCCGCCGAAATGCCGATCGAATTTCAGCCCGAGGCGCTTAAGGCGCAGGCGATCGCAATCCGTACCTATATTGTCCGAAGGCTGCTTGACCACGACCACAGCAATGTTCCCGACCAATCTGCGCTGGTCACCGATCAAACCGCACACCAGGTGTATATGTCCGTGGCGGAAATGAAAGAAAAGTGGAAGGACGCGGACTTCCGCAAGAATCTTGCAAAATTGAACGACGCGGTCAATCAAACCCGCGGATTGATTATGACATACCGCAAGCAGCCCATTGAGGCCGCATTCTTTTCTACGAGCAACGGGTATACGGAAAATTCCGAGGACTATTGGTCTAAATATGTTCCCTATCTTCGCAGCGTCGCCAGTCCCTGGGATGAGAAATTGTCACCCAAGTTTACGGCAACCGTCACTTACAACCTGAAGGATTTTGCCAAAAAGCTCGGCGTATCCTTGTCATCCCGTGAAGCGCCGCCTCCGATCCGCATACTGGAGATGACGAAGGGGCACCGGATCAAAACGATCCGGATTGAAGGGAGAGTCTTTAGCGGCAGGGAGGTCCGGGAGAAACTTGATTTAAACTCTACCGAATTTACCTGGAAGATTGATAAGGATCGGATTGAGCTTACGACCTACGGTTACGGGCATGGAGTTGGAATGAGCCAGTGGGGAGCGGATGGAATGGCGGAGACAGGCAAAACCGCGCCGGAAATTCTCACCTATTACTATCGAGGAATTCAAATAGAAAATATGATGAATATCGGTCAATCTTTTTCGTAA